One genomic window of Sardina pilchardus chromosome 15, fSarPil1.1, whole genome shotgun sequence includes the following:
- the sbno2b gene encoding si:ch73-63e15.2 isoform X2, with the protein MPSLSSTPPAMDAENHLHPEEPQQDMGMYGLTSPTLGGQSYSCGLPWGYSQQGSLDLQRPMQPYSQPYHLNSTPMEMLGDSTFNDMDFPNITLQPSEAFSQDLSCLDDLSSGSFFSSPADSLSEYPDAQVFLNPDNLTRVPTIWDINTPAQNQPELNSNRFHGLNSLEDLSAIISTPVGAFQTQRPHTPPENEQEADEEETEELGHVDTYADYKPSKSTIGISHPDRVVETNTLSSVPPPDISYTLSIPDPTIDSGLLSALQLEAIIYACQQHEVILQNQQRAGFLIGDGAGVGKGRTVAGIIVENYLKGRKRALWFSVSNDLKYDAERDLKDINAPNIPVHALNKIKYGDTATSEGVLFATYSALIGESQAGGQHRTRLKQILDWCQPDFEGVIVFDECHKAKNATSTKMGKAVLDLQNKLPRARVVYASATGASEPKNMIYMSRLGIWGDGTPFRTFDDFLHAIEKRGVGAMEIVAMDMKVSGMYIARQLSFSGVSFRIEEIGLDEDFKLVYNKAAKLWAEALSVFMQAADLLGLVSRKSLWGQFWSSHQRFFKYLCIAAKVRRLVELAKKELDAGKCVVIGLQSTGEARTREVLDENDGHLDRFVSAAEGVFQSLVQKHFPSEKQRREKGAGNKRKRKPRGRQSKCSRQAQEFAVVISISDDSSSDTEAIDSDSNSSPDSLQDNSDDVIFVHQTNSHTEIEKMKQSLLTKISELGKELPLNTLDELIDKFGGPEKVSEMTGRKGRVVRRRDGTVAYESRAEQSYTIDQINIKEKDRFMSGEKLVAIISEAASSGISLQADKRVKNQCRRVHMTLELPWSADRAIQQFGRTHRSNQITAPEYIFLISELAGERRFASIVAKRLESLGALTHGDRRATESRDLSKYNFENKYGTKALDKITKAILGFIESKVPPPKDYPGGDAMFFSDMNQGMINVGIFNRDSRCGLSTEKDCTITKFLNRILGLEVHKQNSLFQYFTDNFDYLIEKDKKEGKYDMGILDLAPGNDEIYEEKQEEFLTVGNPHDGQVVLYKITVDRGMPWEEALAKSQSLSGPDVGFYLSHKLRGTQPCVLLAEQGRGHNLVIHKPNIGKQAQPESLDNMGKRYRKVTAEEAKDIWENQYQFSFSKCSHANWNGKCKKVEEGQECTQGMRLRQYHMLCGALLRVWKRVADTVADLTGSSILQIVRLKTKQLHKQVGIKIPESCVLRVREELQQMDSEVRRRRREAQEFQRPLHADPLGPLAFPTATSEPSGLPAFLYPPPAVVGAFPSLSKTPLADMLDGPDAVALGLGTLSSTTADFGLGPLDAPQQQQQQQQPQPPQQQEKDKFQEFMDSIRQFDLTPLSNPPPPTPASASPAAMSCSPAGSAQALGGLFASQGAGTAAVATSSSPMFSEMPLLTMPTTPCNSDVHIDFREVLNNMIQNSSLDRQSVIKFPLQGRDSS; encoded by the exons GACCTCTCTTGCCTAGATGACCTGTCCTCcggctcttttttttcctctcctgcgGACTCGCTGTCTGAGTACCCCGATGCTCAGGTCTTCCTCAACCCAGACAACTTGACGCGTGTGCCCACAATATGGGACATCAACACCCCAGCACAGAACCAGCCAGAG CTAAACTCGAACAGGTTTCACGGTCTGAACAGTTTAGAGGACCTGTCGGCCATCATCAGCACACCTGTGGGAGCTTTCCAG actcAGAGGCCTCACACCCCACCTGAGAATGAGCAGGAGGCAGATGAGGAGGAAACGGAGGAACTGGGCCATGTGGACACCTACGCAGACTACAAACCCTCCAAAT CCACCATAGGGATCTCCCATCCAGACAGGGTGGTGGAGACTAACACACTGTCCAGCGTGCCTCCCCCCGACATCTCCTACACCCTCTCCATCCCTGACCCCACCATCGACAGCGGCCTGCTCTCTGCCCTGCAGCTGGAGGCCATCATCTACGCTTGCCAG CAACACGAGGTGATTCTGCAGAACCAGCAGCGGGCGGGCTTCCTGATTGGAGACGGGGCCGGCGTGGGCAAGGGCCGCACTGTAGCCGGGATCATCGTGGAAAACTACCTAAAGGGACGGAAGAGAGCGCTGTG GTTCAGTGTTTCCAACGACCTGAAATACGACGCAGAGAGAGATCTCAAAGACATTAACGCACCCAATATCCCTGTGCATGCCTTAAATAAG ATAAAGTATGGGGACACAGCTACCTCAGAGGGCGTCCTGTTTGCCACGTACTCCGCGCTGATCGGAGAGAGCCAGGCTGGTGGGCAGCATCGCACTCGACTCAAGCAGATCCTGGACTGGTGCCAACCGGACTTTGAGGGAGTC ATTGTGTTTGATGAATGCCACAAGGCGAAGAATGCCACGTCCACCAAGATGGGCAAGGCGGTCCTGGACCTGCAGAACAAGCTGCCCCGGGCCAGGGTGGTGTACGCCAGCGCCACAG GTGCCTCTGAGCCAAAGAACATGATCTACATGAGTCGGTTGGGCATCTGGGGAGATGGGACCCCGTTTCGGACCTTTGACGACTTTCTCCACGCCATCGAAAAGAG GGGCGTGGGTGCTATGGAGATTGTTGCCATGGACATGAAGGTCAGCGGAATGTACATTGCACGGCAGCTCAGCTTCTCAGGAGTGTCATTTCGCATCGAGGAGATTGGCCTGGACGAGGACTTCAAGCTGGTCTACAACAAGGCCGCCAAACTG TGGGCAGAGGCGCTGAGCGTGTTCATGCAGGCAGCGGACCTGCTGGGCCTGGTCTCCAGGAAGTCCCTGTGGGGTCAGTTTTGGTCGTCGCACCAGCGCTTCTTCAAATACCTCTGCATCGCCGCCAAGGTGCGACGCCTGGTGGAGCTGGCTAAGAAGGAGCTGGACGCTGGCAAG tGTGTGGTGATTGGGCTGCAGTCCACAGGGGAGGCTCGCACGCGAGAGGTACTGGACGAGAACGATGGACACCTGGACAGATTTGTGTCTGCCGCTGA GGGTGTCTTCCAGTCTCTGGTTCAGAAGCATTTCCCCTCAGAGAAGCAGAGGAGGGAAAAGGGGGCAGGGAACAAGAGAAAAC gaAAACCCCGCGGACGTCAGTCCAAGTGCTCGCGGCAGGCGCAGGAGTTCGCCGTGGTCATCAGCATCAGCGACGACAGCAGCAGCGACACGGAAGCCATCGACAGCGACTCCAACTCCTCGCCCGACTCGTTGCAGGACAACAGCGACGACGTCATCTTCGTCCACCAGACCAACAGTCACACCG aaatagaaaaaatgaaacaaagccTACTGACCAAGATCTCAGAACTGGGAAAGGAACTACCTCTGAACACACTAGATGAACTTATAGACAAATTTGGAGGACCAGAGAAAGTATCCGAG ATGACCGGGCGAAAGGGTCGGGTGGTCCGACGGCGAGATGGGACCGTGGCCTACGAGTCGCGTGCCGAGCAAAGCTACACCATCGACCAGATCAATATTAAGGAGAAGGACCGCTTCATGAGCGGGGAGAAG ttggtGGCCATCATCTCGGAGGCGGCCAGCTCGGGAATCTCCCTGCAGGCAGACAAGCGAGTGAAGAACCAGTGCCGGAGGGTGCACATGACCCTGGAGCTGCCCTGGAGCGCAGACCGAGCCATCCAGCAGTTCG GCCGCACGCACCGGTCCAACCAGATCACGGCGCCCGAGTACATCTTCCTCATCTCCGAGCTGGCCGGAGAGCGGCGCTTCGCTTCCATTGTGGCCAAACGCTTGGAGAGTCTG GGCGCTTTGACCCATGGAGACAGGAGGGCCACAGAGTCCCGAGATTTGAGCAAGTACAACTTCGAAAACAAA tATGGAACCAAGGCACTAGATAAGATCACCAAAGCCATCCTGGGATTCATCGAGAGCAAAGTGCCCCCTCCCAAAGACTACCCTGGTGGCGATGCTATGTTCTTCAGTG aCATGAATCAAGGGATGATAAACGTGGGCATCTTCAACCGAGACTCGCGCTGTGGCCTCAGCACAGAGAAAG ACTGCACTATCACCAAGTTCCTGAATCGTATCTTGGGTCTGGAGGTGCACAAACAGAACTCCCTGTTCCAGTACTTCACCGACAACTTTGACTACCTgatagagaaagacaaaaaggaaGGCAAATATGACATGGGGATCCTGG ATCTGGCCCCAGGCAACGATGAGATCTACGAGGAGAAGCAAGAGGAGTTTTTGACCGTGGGGAACCCACACGACGGCCAAGTAGTATTGTATAAG ATCACCGTGGACCGAGGCATGCCATGGGAGGAGGCCTTGGCCAAGTCCCAAAGCCTGAGCGGCCCAGACGTGGGCTTCTACCTCTCTCACAAG CTGAGAGGCACTCAGCCCTGTGTGCTGCTGGCAGAGCAGGGTCGAGGCCACAACCTGGTCATCCACAAGCCCAACATCGGAAAGCAGGCCCAGCCCGAGAGCCTGGACAATATGGGGAAACGCTACCGAAAG GTCACTGCGGAGGAAGCAAAGGACATCTGGGAGAATCAGTACCAGTTCTCCTTCAGTAAATGCAGCCATGCCAACTG gaATGGCAAGTGTAAGAAGGTGGAGGAGGGCCAGGAGTGCACGCAGGGCATGCGTCTGCGGCAGTACCACATGCTGTGCGGCGCGCTGCTGCGCGTGTGGAAGCGCGTGGCCGACACCGTGGCCGACCTCACCGGCTCCAGCATCCTGCAGATCGTGCGGCTCAAGACCAAGCAGCTCCACAAGCAAGTGG GCATTAAAATCCCCGAGTCGTGTGTGTTGCGCGTGCGTGAGGAGCTGCAGCAGATGGACAGCGAGgtgaggcggcggcggcgcgagGCGCAGGAGTTCCAGCGGCCGCTGCACGCCGACCCCCTCGGCCCGCTGGCCTTCCCCACCGCCACCAGCGAGCCGAGCGGCCTGCCCGCCTTCCTCTACCCGCCGCCCGCTGTGGTGGGCGCCTTCCCCTCGCTGTCCAAGACCCCGCTGGCGGACATGCTGGACGGCCCGGACGCGGTCGCCCTGGGCCTGGGCACCCTCTCGTCCACCACGGCCGACTTCGGCCTGGGGCCCCTGGAcgcgccgcagcagcagcagcaacagcagcagccacagccacCCCAGCAGCAGGAGAAGGACAAGTTCCAGGAGTTCATGGACAGCATCCGACAGTTCGACCTGACGCCGCTGTCCAACCCCCCGCCGCCGACACCCGCCTCGGCCTCGCCCGCGGCCATGTCCTGCTCCCCCGCCGGGTCGGCCCAGGCCCTCGGAGGGCTCTTCGCGTCCCAGGGCGCGGGCACGGCCGCGGTGGCGACGTCCTCCTCGCCGATGTTCTCCGAGATGCCCTTGTTGACTATGCCCACCACTCCGTGCAACAGCGATGTCCACATTGACTTCCGGGAGGTTCTCAACAACATGATCCAAAACAGCAGCTTGGACAGGCAGTCCGTCATCAAGTTCCCACTGCAGGGCAGGGACTCCTCTTAA
- the sbno2b gene encoding si:ch73-63e15.2 isoform X1 — MPSLSSTPPAMDAENHLHPEEPQQDMGMYGLTSPTLGGQSYSCGLPWGYSQQGSLDLQRPMQPYSQPYHLNSTPMEMLGDSTFNDMDFPNITLQPSEAFSQDLSCLDDLSSGSFFSSPADSLSEYPDAQVFLNPDNLTRVPTIWDINTPAQNQPELNSNRFHGLNSLEDLSAIISTPVGAFQTQRPHTPPENEQEADEEETEELGHVDTYADYKPSKSTIGISHPDRVVETNTLSSVPPPDISYTLSIPDPTIDSGLLSALQLEAIIYACQQHEVILQNQQRAGFLIGDGAGVGKGRTVAGIIVENYLKGRKRALWFSVSNDLKYDAERDLKDINAPNIPVHALNKIKYGDTATSEGVLFATYSALIGESQAGGQHRTRLKQILDWCQPDFEGVIVFDECHKAKNATSTKMGKAVLDLQNKLPRARVVYASATGASEPKNMIYMSRLGIWGDGTPFRTFDDFLHAIEKRGVGAMEIVAMDMKVSGMYIARQLSFSGVSFRIEEIGLDEDFKLVYNKAAKLWAEALSVFMQAADLLGLVSRKSLWGQFWSSHQRFFKYLCIAAKVRRLVELAKKELDAGKCVVIGLQSTGEARTREVLDENDGHLDRFVSAAEGVFQSLVQKHFPSEKQRREKGAGNKRKRKPRGRQSKCSRQAQEFAVVISISDDSSSDTEAIDSDSNSSPDSLQDNSDDVIFVHQTNSHTAEIEKMKQSLLTKISELGKELPLNTLDELIDKFGGPEKVSEMTGRKGRVVRRRDGTVAYESRAEQSYTIDQINIKEKDRFMSGEKLVAIISEAASSGISLQADKRVKNQCRRVHMTLELPWSADRAIQQFGRTHRSNQITAPEYIFLISELAGERRFASIVAKRLESLGALTHGDRRATESRDLSKYNFENKYGTKALDKITKAILGFIESKVPPPKDYPGGDAMFFSDMNQGMINVGIFNRDSRCGLSTEKDCTITKFLNRILGLEVHKQNSLFQYFTDNFDYLIEKDKKEGKYDMGILDLAPGNDEIYEEKQEEFLTVGNPHDGQVVLYKITVDRGMPWEEALAKSQSLSGPDVGFYLSHKLRGTQPCVLLAEQGRGHNLVIHKPNIGKQAQPESLDNMGKRYRKVTAEEAKDIWENQYQFSFSKCSHANWNGKCKKVEEGQECTQGMRLRQYHMLCGALLRVWKRVADTVADLTGSSILQIVRLKTKQLHKQVGIKIPESCVLRVREELQQMDSEVRRRRREAQEFQRPLHADPLGPLAFPTATSEPSGLPAFLYPPPAVVGAFPSLSKTPLADMLDGPDAVALGLGTLSSTTADFGLGPLDAPQQQQQQQQPQPPQQQEKDKFQEFMDSIRQFDLTPLSNPPPPTPASASPAAMSCSPAGSAQALGGLFASQGAGTAAVATSSSPMFSEMPLLTMPTTPCNSDVHIDFREVLNNMIQNSSLDRQSVIKFPLQGRDSS, encoded by the exons GACCTCTCTTGCCTAGATGACCTGTCCTCcggctcttttttttcctctcctgcgGACTCGCTGTCTGAGTACCCCGATGCTCAGGTCTTCCTCAACCCAGACAACTTGACGCGTGTGCCCACAATATGGGACATCAACACCCCAGCACAGAACCAGCCAGAG CTAAACTCGAACAGGTTTCACGGTCTGAACAGTTTAGAGGACCTGTCGGCCATCATCAGCACACCTGTGGGAGCTTTCCAG actcAGAGGCCTCACACCCCACCTGAGAATGAGCAGGAGGCAGATGAGGAGGAAACGGAGGAACTGGGCCATGTGGACACCTACGCAGACTACAAACCCTCCAAAT CCACCATAGGGATCTCCCATCCAGACAGGGTGGTGGAGACTAACACACTGTCCAGCGTGCCTCCCCCCGACATCTCCTACACCCTCTCCATCCCTGACCCCACCATCGACAGCGGCCTGCTCTCTGCCCTGCAGCTGGAGGCCATCATCTACGCTTGCCAG CAACACGAGGTGATTCTGCAGAACCAGCAGCGGGCGGGCTTCCTGATTGGAGACGGGGCCGGCGTGGGCAAGGGCCGCACTGTAGCCGGGATCATCGTGGAAAACTACCTAAAGGGACGGAAGAGAGCGCTGTG GTTCAGTGTTTCCAACGACCTGAAATACGACGCAGAGAGAGATCTCAAAGACATTAACGCACCCAATATCCCTGTGCATGCCTTAAATAAG ATAAAGTATGGGGACACAGCTACCTCAGAGGGCGTCCTGTTTGCCACGTACTCCGCGCTGATCGGAGAGAGCCAGGCTGGTGGGCAGCATCGCACTCGACTCAAGCAGATCCTGGACTGGTGCCAACCGGACTTTGAGGGAGTC ATTGTGTTTGATGAATGCCACAAGGCGAAGAATGCCACGTCCACCAAGATGGGCAAGGCGGTCCTGGACCTGCAGAACAAGCTGCCCCGGGCCAGGGTGGTGTACGCCAGCGCCACAG GTGCCTCTGAGCCAAAGAACATGATCTACATGAGTCGGTTGGGCATCTGGGGAGATGGGACCCCGTTTCGGACCTTTGACGACTTTCTCCACGCCATCGAAAAGAG GGGCGTGGGTGCTATGGAGATTGTTGCCATGGACATGAAGGTCAGCGGAATGTACATTGCACGGCAGCTCAGCTTCTCAGGAGTGTCATTTCGCATCGAGGAGATTGGCCTGGACGAGGACTTCAAGCTGGTCTACAACAAGGCCGCCAAACTG TGGGCAGAGGCGCTGAGCGTGTTCATGCAGGCAGCGGACCTGCTGGGCCTGGTCTCCAGGAAGTCCCTGTGGGGTCAGTTTTGGTCGTCGCACCAGCGCTTCTTCAAATACCTCTGCATCGCCGCCAAGGTGCGACGCCTGGTGGAGCTGGCTAAGAAGGAGCTGGACGCTGGCAAG tGTGTGGTGATTGGGCTGCAGTCCACAGGGGAGGCTCGCACGCGAGAGGTACTGGACGAGAACGATGGACACCTGGACAGATTTGTGTCTGCCGCTGA GGGTGTCTTCCAGTCTCTGGTTCAGAAGCATTTCCCCTCAGAGAAGCAGAGGAGGGAAAAGGGGGCAGGGAACAAGAGAAAAC gaAAACCCCGCGGACGTCAGTCCAAGTGCTCGCGGCAGGCGCAGGAGTTCGCCGTGGTCATCAGCATCAGCGACGACAGCAGCAGCGACACGGAAGCCATCGACAGCGACTCCAACTCCTCGCCCGACTCGTTGCAGGACAACAGCGACGACGTCATCTTCGTCCACCAGACCAACAGTCACACCG cagaaatagaaaaaatgaaacaaagccTACTGACCAAGATCTCAGAACTGGGAAAGGAACTACCTCTGAACACACTAGATGAACTTATAGACAAATTTGGAGGACCAGAGAAAGTATCCGAG ATGACCGGGCGAAAGGGTCGGGTGGTCCGACGGCGAGATGGGACCGTGGCCTACGAGTCGCGTGCCGAGCAAAGCTACACCATCGACCAGATCAATATTAAGGAGAAGGACCGCTTCATGAGCGGGGAGAAG ttggtGGCCATCATCTCGGAGGCGGCCAGCTCGGGAATCTCCCTGCAGGCAGACAAGCGAGTGAAGAACCAGTGCCGGAGGGTGCACATGACCCTGGAGCTGCCCTGGAGCGCAGACCGAGCCATCCAGCAGTTCG GCCGCACGCACCGGTCCAACCAGATCACGGCGCCCGAGTACATCTTCCTCATCTCCGAGCTGGCCGGAGAGCGGCGCTTCGCTTCCATTGTGGCCAAACGCTTGGAGAGTCTG GGCGCTTTGACCCATGGAGACAGGAGGGCCACAGAGTCCCGAGATTTGAGCAAGTACAACTTCGAAAACAAA tATGGAACCAAGGCACTAGATAAGATCACCAAAGCCATCCTGGGATTCATCGAGAGCAAAGTGCCCCCTCCCAAAGACTACCCTGGTGGCGATGCTATGTTCTTCAGTG aCATGAATCAAGGGATGATAAACGTGGGCATCTTCAACCGAGACTCGCGCTGTGGCCTCAGCACAGAGAAAG ACTGCACTATCACCAAGTTCCTGAATCGTATCTTGGGTCTGGAGGTGCACAAACAGAACTCCCTGTTCCAGTACTTCACCGACAACTTTGACTACCTgatagagaaagacaaaaaggaaGGCAAATATGACATGGGGATCCTGG ATCTGGCCCCAGGCAACGATGAGATCTACGAGGAGAAGCAAGAGGAGTTTTTGACCGTGGGGAACCCACACGACGGCCAAGTAGTATTGTATAAG ATCACCGTGGACCGAGGCATGCCATGGGAGGAGGCCTTGGCCAAGTCCCAAAGCCTGAGCGGCCCAGACGTGGGCTTCTACCTCTCTCACAAG CTGAGAGGCACTCAGCCCTGTGTGCTGCTGGCAGAGCAGGGTCGAGGCCACAACCTGGTCATCCACAAGCCCAACATCGGAAAGCAGGCCCAGCCCGAGAGCCTGGACAATATGGGGAAACGCTACCGAAAG GTCACTGCGGAGGAAGCAAAGGACATCTGGGAGAATCAGTACCAGTTCTCCTTCAGTAAATGCAGCCATGCCAACTG gaATGGCAAGTGTAAGAAGGTGGAGGAGGGCCAGGAGTGCACGCAGGGCATGCGTCTGCGGCAGTACCACATGCTGTGCGGCGCGCTGCTGCGCGTGTGGAAGCGCGTGGCCGACACCGTGGCCGACCTCACCGGCTCCAGCATCCTGCAGATCGTGCGGCTCAAGACCAAGCAGCTCCACAAGCAAGTGG GCATTAAAATCCCCGAGTCGTGTGTGTTGCGCGTGCGTGAGGAGCTGCAGCAGATGGACAGCGAGgtgaggcggcggcggcgcgagGCGCAGGAGTTCCAGCGGCCGCTGCACGCCGACCCCCTCGGCCCGCTGGCCTTCCCCACCGCCACCAGCGAGCCGAGCGGCCTGCCCGCCTTCCTCTACCCGCCGCCCGCTGTGGTGGGCGCCTTCCCCTCGCTGTCCAAGACCCCGCTGGCGGACATGCTGGACGGCCCGGACGCGGTCGCCCTGGGCCTGGGCACCCTCTCGTCCACCACGGCCGACTTCGGCCTGGGGCCCCTGGAcgcgccgcagcagcagcagcaacagcagcagccacagccacCCCAGCAGCAGGAGAAGGACAAGTTCCAGGAGTTCATGGACAGCATCCGACAGTTCGACCTGACGCCGCTGTCCAACCCCCCGCCGCCGACACCCGCCTCGGCCTCGCCCGCGGCCATGTCCTGCTCCCCCGCCGGGTCGGCCCAGGCCCTCGGAGGGCTCTTCGCGTCCCAGGGCGCGGGCACGGCCGCGGTGGCGACGTCCTCCTCGCCGATGTTCTCCGAGATGCCCTTGTTGACTATGCCCACCACTCCGTGCAACAGCGATGTCCACATTGACTTCCGGGAGGTTCTCAACAACATGATCCAAAACAGCAGCTTGGACAGGCAGTCCGTCATCAAGTTCCCACTGCAGGGCAGGGACTCCTCTTAA